From the Malus domestica chromosome 17, GDT2T_hap1 genome, one window contains:
- the LOC103405123 gene encoding uncharacterized protein, with protein sequence MAVEDEAFSLTSLKQQEEEERESFLALSSTCKVVEYLQPVMSKELLCKFPDNSAFDFDYTQSSIWSPLVPRAYAPMDLDMDLDLDFWRPRKLNFEMGLEVKNQNSSLVDTGAGSGIKKKMISTTATCFNLNQSALKNKVMKRKKSKMVLASDFFPTPVKVNCNPIASKVWNKVLKAASKHFKKKKRDPMDHVRLSNYLRSDGNI encoded by the exons ATGGCAGTAGAAGATGAAGCATTTTCTCTCACTTCACTCaaacaacaagaagaagaagagagagagagttttttaGCTTTGAGCAGCACTTGCAAAGTGGTGGAGTATCTGCAGCCAGTGATGTCCAAAGAGCTCCTCTGCAAGTTCCCGGACAACTCCGCTTTTGATTTCGACTACACGCAGAGCTCGATATGGTCCCCGTTGGTCCCCCGGGCTTACGCTCCCATGGATTTGGATATGGACTTGGATTTGGATTTCTGGAGACCGCGAAAGCTCAATTTCGAGATGGGGTTGGAGGTGAAGAATCAGAACAGCAGCCTCGTTGACACTGGAGCCGGTTCGGGCATTAAGAAAAAGATGATCTCCACAACCGCAACTTGTTTCAATCTGAATCAGAGTGCTCTGAAGAACAAGGTgatgaagaggaagaaaagCAAGATGGTTTTGGCCTCTGATTTCTTTCCAACTCCTGTGAAGGTTAACTGTAACCCCATTGCATCAAAg GTGTGGAATAAGGTGCTTAAAGCTGCCTCAAAGCAtttcaagaaaaagaagagagatccCATGGATCATGTGAGGCTCTCAAATTATTTGAGATCAGATGGAAATATTTGA
- the LOC139193361 gene encoding uncharacterized protein yields the protein MAASPFLDMLFANQIVLAQHISWTSPPNNAWKISFAGHHEPESGTGSFACIVRDHNAVFKAAIAGPSGKVSDGVVAHLTAFSRAVDFAITEGIDYLQIEGNHPFVFEMITGETKIPDSLTRGHVFRCIHDLQKLKSVTFRSVTMGDNFAANLLARIATEHQRVEFWPDIPPKEVAESLVLDVIGRWMPPYLLREA from the coding sequence ATGGCTGCAAGCCCTTTCCTAGATATGCTATTTGCTAATCAGATAGTGCTTGCCCAGCACATTTCATGGACTTCGCCCCCCAATAATGCATGGAAGATCAGCTTCGCTGGTCACCATGAGCCGGAATCAGGGACCGGTTCTTTTGCTTGCATTGTGAGAGATCACAATGCTGTGTTCAAAGCTGCCATTGCTGGACCTTCTGGCAAGGTCAGCGACGGTGTAGTGGCGCATTTAACTGCTTTCTCTCGGGCAGTTGACTTTGCGATAACTGAAGGAATTGATTACCTACAGATAGAAGGTAATCATCCATTTGTGTTTGAGATGATCACAGGCGAGACCAAGATACCCGACTCCTTGACCCGGGGGCATGTCTTTCGTTGCATTCATGACTTGCAAAAGTTGAAGAGTGTGACATTCCGCTCGGTCACCATGGGTGACAATTTTGCTGCTAACTTGCTAGCCAGGATTGCTACTGAGCATCAGCGAGTTGAGTTTTGGCCTGACATCCCTCCAAAGGAAGTAGCTGAAAGCCTAGTACTGGATGTCATCGGCCGTTGGATGCCTCCTTATCTTCTGAGGGAGGCATGA